A region of Paenibacillus thiaminolyticus DNA encodes the following proteins:
- a CDS encoding S8 family peptidase, protein MKKLMYSCLFMLFGMFIFTSHVGAQAGETTILFKPEVSLEEKQEFLAQNQFDLLYEIPEVNLVTVNMDEAQIAELERHPFIEALNPATSIKKPEITTIQPVTFRPVQRLQTLMSPISLLWDFQWDMKAVTSDGQSYSLHTPSTGTVIGIIDSGIDTSHPDLQHSIVEGSKNLVPAGGHNGTEPEEQGKLDDIEDKLGHGTGVAGQITANGMLKGAAPGIGIKVYRVFGTKSAKTSWVIKAIIEAANDEVDVINLSIGEYMLVSGQFSNGANDSAEYNAYKRAINYAYEKGSVVVASVGNDGVQISDNQQMIDVLNSKLNNITVVEGKVLDMPGHHQNVVAVGSTGPTKELSLFSNYDQDFLNVLAPGGDFRYLYQYGQDQWTEEKWFEKELLLTTWLEGGYNYDAGTSFAAPKVSAAVALIIDKYGWKDNPEKVMGHLKNYSTYEPDLTDNYRHLNIVNLLTH, encoded by the coding sequence ATGAAGAAACTGATGTACTCTTGTTTATTTATGTTATTTGGAATGTTTATATTTACTTCTCATGTAGGAGCCCAAGCTGGCGAAACTACTATTTTATTCAAACCAGAGGTTTCACTAGAGGAAAAGCAAGAATTTTTAGCCCAAAATCAATTTGATCTGCTCTATGAAATTCCAGAGGTAAATCTCGTCACGGTAAACATGGATGAAGCACAAATCGCAGAGCTAGAGCGGCACCCTTTCATTGAAGCTTTAAATCCGGCAACCTCCATAAAAAAACCGGAGATAACCACAATTCAACCTGTCACCTTTCGGCCTGTGCAAAGACTTCAAACTCTGATGAGTCCTATTTCATTGTTATGGGATTTTCAATGGGATATGAAGGCAGTGACCTCAGACGGTCAAAGCTATTCCTTGCATACACCTTCAACGGGAACGGTGATTGGCATTATTGATTCAGGGATTGATACCTCCCATCCAGATTTACAGCATAGCATTGTAGAGGGATCAAAAAATTTAGTTCCCGCAGGCGGACATAATGGAACAGAGCCGGAAGAGCAAGGAAAACTTGATGATATTGAGGATAAATTAGGACATGGTACAGGCGTGGCGGGACAAATTACAGCAAATGGTATGCTTAAAGGCGCTGCCCCGGGTATCGGTATTAAAGTTTACCGAGTATTCGGAACCAAATCGGCAAAAACAAGCTGGGTGATTAAAGCAATTATTGAAGCGGCTAACGATGAGGTAGATGTCATCAACTTAAGCATAGGTGAATATATGCTCGTCAGCGGCCAATTTAGCAATGGAGCTAATGATTCGGCTGAATATAACGCTTATAAGCGTGCTATAAATTATGCCTATGAAAAAGGCAGCGTTGTTGTCGCCTCAGTTGGAAATGACGGTGTACAAATATCAGACAATCAACAAATGATAGATGTATTAAATAGCAAGCTGAATAATATCACCGTGGTCGAAGGAAAAGTGCTGGATATGCCCGGACATCATCAAAATGTTGTGGCCGTTGGTTCAACTGGACCAACAAAGGAGCTGTCCTTATTCAGCAACTATGATCAAGACTTCCTAAATGTGCTTGCGCCAGGAGGGGATTTCAGATACTTGTATCAATATGGACAAGACCAATGGACAGAAGAGAAATGGTTTGAAAAAGAGCTGTTACTCACAACTTGGCTTGAAGGCGGGTACAATTATGATGCCGGAACGTCATTTGCAGCACCAAAGGTTTCAGCCGCTGTAGCATTGATTATAGATAAATACGGGTGGAAGGATAATCCCGAAAAAGTGATGGGGCATTTAAAAAACTATTCTACTTACGAGCCGGATTTAACCGATAACTATCGCCATCTAAATATCGTTAATCTGCTCACGCATTAA